The window TTATAAAATTGCTGGTCAGAAGCAGTCAGGCGTTCCGAATTATGGAGTAGGGTAGTCGTTATGCAAAACAATAAGATTTCGACCTTAATTATCATGGTCGGTGACAGAGTTTAAAGCATTCTCACATAAATGTATTGGTTTCCAGTAGCCATTTAACATCAAATGAGCTATGCGCTCGTCATAGAAGTCATAGAAGGTGATTACTTGAAGCCGCCATGACACACGATTCTATTGTCTAATGACCGACCCGCTATAAACGGAACACAACTTGCCGGTGACAGAAATAGACCAgaatcaataatatttatttctgaTTCATAGCCATCTGCTCAAATAACATTAAGAAACGCCTTGATAATTTATTGGAGCAAATTTTCGGAAATATATATAGAAGTTACAAAATTATTGCTATTTAACCGAAATTAGCGTTACAGTACCtatggttttaattaattaaaattgatttagacctcctaaattgaatttaattctaATAGTATGCTTTATTGTAAGAGAATATTATATATCAGTTgagattaaataatataaagtgtTTTGATTCCATCTAAAcgtgtaatatatatatttttttttttataggccTTTTTATGTCCTTCCAAGCCCAACTCTGCCAGTGCCAAGAAGTTAGATGAtcagtgacaataaaaaataaatataataatacaacgGCTCTTTTTTCAGGttttaatattaactttatcggtattgtattttttaggcacTCAGCGGTGAATAGGTATGATTTATGTATATCTGTCAAATTTATCAAGTGTGAATGCTAATGTCAATGTCACGTTTGAAAAGGCCCTAAAATTAAAACGATTCTGCTATACtcaaagaaaattaattcaatccCCACCACGAAAACAAAACTTTCACCATGGTACGTTCATCCTATAATCACTGCTCATTGCTGCGGTGCGTGACGCGGCTGCTTACATATTAATAAAACGGTAAATCCGGCAGAGTACGGCAATGTTCGCGAGAGTTACATTCTACCCGACCCTTTTGTACAATGTCTTCATGGAGAAGGTGACCAGTAGACGCTGGTATGACAGAATCGATGACACGGTTATCCTAGGAGCCCTGCCCTTTCAAGGAATGACAAAACAGGTACAAATATTTGGGTAACCTTAATGccaccaaaaaaaaactacttatttATTCagtgattataaataaaatctgaATGTTTTAAGCTTGCTATTTACACAAGCTAACCCGGTAgagtatgtatttaatattcttGTTGACCCAGTTGATAATGGAAAAGAATTCACTTTAATTTTACATGtgtaaacaatatattttaataccactattaaatactttattacatcctgtatttattaataattcttaGAATTTAAACAAAAGATCCTGACATAGAATTGTTCTgtctaaaagtttttatttgattccatTCATAAACTCACTTTATTAGTACAAAATAGATGGGTACCATGTTTCAAGGGACTGGCAATAGCCTAAAGACTCAGATAACCAGATGAACTCTACAAAAATCATAGAATTTTAAAGTCCATaaagttattatattgttaGTAGATCACTAAGTCCCTAGTTAATTGTCAATTTAGtggatattaatatatttttacacataatatttttggtttttattacagttAAAAGAAGAGGAGAATGTAAAGGGAGTTGTCTCAATGAATGAGACATATGAGCTACAATTGTTCTCTAATGATGCAGAGGTAACATTATTAGTTGTAAGATATATTTTAAACCCAAatgggtacgtaccaccactcCGCTGATTCTACTTAATTTATAAATCATTTATAAACTGGTAGCATAAACCTATTTGTGTGTGG of the Bombyx mori chromosome 25, ASM3026992v2 genome contains:
- the LOC101737334 gene encoding phosphatidylglycerophosphatase and protein-tyrosine phosphatase 1 isoform X3, with the translated sequence MSTAMFARVTFYPTLLYNVFMEKVTSRRWYDRIDDTVILGALPFQGMTKQLKEEENVKGVVSMNETYELQLFSNDAERWREHKVEFLQLATTDIFEAPNQDKLFEGVVFINRFTSGLETFRVSPGQEFFCIWEVAKQEA